One window of Choloepus didactylus isolate mChoDid1 chromosome 26, mChoDid1.pri, whole genome shotgun sequence genomic DNA carries:
- the LOC119520701 gene encoding olfactory receptor 1013-like: MEERNFTKVKEFILSGFTADLQLQRVLFFIFLIIYVFSLLGNITLISLICADSRLHTPMYFFIGNLSFVDLWYSSVYAPKILIICISEVKSISFAGCLAQFFFSAVLAFDESYLLAAMAYDHYVAIANPLLYSWTMSPRLCASLVAASYFGGFLNSTIITSKTFTLSFCGSNVIDDFFCDLPPLVKLACDVQESYQAVLYFILASNIITPTVLILASYLFIIAAILNIHSTQGRLKAFSTCGSHLTAVTLYYGSILFIYSRPSTSYALERDKVVSVFYNVVIPMLNPLIYSLRNKDVNDALKKMLDRTKVF, encoded by the coding sequence ATGGAAGAGAGAAATTTTACCAAAGTTAAGGAGTTCATTCTTTCAGGGTTTACAGCTGATTTGCAGTTACAGAGagtactcttttttattttcctcataattTATGTATTCAGTCTCTTGGGGAATATCACCCTGATTTCTCTGATCTGTGCTGATTCTCGACTCCACACACCTATGTATTTCTTCATTGGGAACCTGTCATTCGTGGATCTCTGGTATTCTTCTGTCTATGCCCCCAAAATCCTGATAATCTGCATCTCTGAAGTGAAAAGCATCTCCTTTGCTGGCTGCTTGGCTCAGTTTTTCTTCTCTGCTGTGCTGGCTTTTGATGAGAGTTATTTGTTGGCTGCCATGGCTTATGACCACTATGTGGCCATCGCCAACCCCCTGCTTTATTCCTGGACAATGTCCCCAAGGTTATGTGCCAGTCTTGTTGCAGCTTCATACTTTGGTGGCTTTCTTAACTCAACTATCATCACCAGCAAAACATTTACCCTGAGCTTCTGTGGCAGTAATGTCATTGATGATTTCTTCTGTGATCTGCCCCCTCTGGTGAAGCTGGCATGTGATGTGCAGGAGAGCTACCAGGCTGTGCTCTATTTCATACTGGCCTCCAACATCATCACTCCCACTGTACTTATTCTTGCCTCCTATCTCTTCATCATTGCTGCCATTTTGAACATCCACTCTACCCAAGGCCGTCTAAAGGCTTTTTCCACTTGTGGCTCTCATCTGACAGCTGTTACCTTGTACTATGGTTCAATTCTCTTTATTTACTCTAGACCAAGCACTAGCTATGCCCTGGAAAGGGATAAAGTGGTGTCCGTGTTCTATAATGTGGTGATTCCAATGTTGAACCCTTTGATCTATAgtttaagaaataaagatgtgAACGATGCCCTGAAGAAAATGTTGGATAGAAcgaaagtattttaa